Proteins found in one Hemibagrus wyckioides isolate EC202008001 linkage group LG23, SWU_Hwy_1.0, whole genome shotgun sequence genomic segment:
- the gpr12 gene encoding G-protein coupled receptor 12, with product MSEQVSVTPSWLTPDTSWVSSGGGSTENLTAGTPPPPAVLPPESSAELLVNPWDIVLCTSGTLIACENALVVLVIWQNPALRAPMFLLIGSLALADLLAGVGLVLHFAFAYLLRSDSAQLLTIGLVVASFSASVFSLLAITIDRYLSLYYALTYNSERTAAFTYTMLVLLWGASLCLGLLPVTGVNCLSQEDACSVVRPLTKNNVAVLSVSFLLLFGLMLQLYVQICKIVMRHAHQIAVQHHFLAATPHYVTTRKGVSTLAIILGTFAACWMPFTVYSLIADYTYPPLYTYATLVPATYNSIINPVIYAFRNQEIQKALWMVCCGCIPASVAQRARTPSDV from the coding sequence ATGAGCGAGCAGGTGTCAGTCACCCCTAGTTGGCTGACCCCTGACACCAGCTGGGTCAGCAGTGGTGGTGGGAGCACCGAGAACCTGACTGCCGGAACGCCTCCTCCACCTGCCGTTTTACCCCCGGAGTCTTCTGCCGAGCTGCTGGTGAACCCGTGGGATATTGTGCTGTGCACGTCGGGCACCCTGATAGCCTGTGAGAACGCTTTGGTGGTCCTGGTGATCTGGCAGAACCCGGCTCTGCGTGCTCCCATGTTCCTGCTGATCGGCAGCCTGGCGCTGGCTGACTTGCTAGCCGGCGTGGGTCTGGTGCTCCACTTCGCCTTCGCCTACTTGCTGCGCTCGGACTCTGCCCAGCTGCTCACGATCGGCCTGGTGGTGGCGTCGTTCTCCGCTTCCGTCTTCAGCTTGCTGGCCATCACCATTGATCGCTACCTGTCGCTGTATTACGCACTCACGTACAACTCAGAGCGCACGGCTGCCTTCACCTACACCATGCTGGTGCTGCTGTGGGGGGCGTCCCTGTGCCTCGGTCTGCTGCCCGTCACCGGGGTAAACTGCCTGAGTCAGGAGGACGCCTGCAGCGTGGTGCGGCCGCTCACAAAGAACAATGTCGCTGTCCTGTCTGTGTCCTTCTTACTGCTCTTTGGGCTCATGCTGCAGCTTTACGTGCAAATCTGCAAGATCGTCATGCGGCACGCGCACCAGATCGCCGTGCAGCACCACTTCCTGGCCGCCACGCCGCACTACGTCACCACGCGGAAAGGCGTCTCGACGCTCGCCATCATCCTGGGAACGTTCGCCGCCTGCTGGATGCCTTTCACCGTCTACTCGCTGATCGCCGACTACACCTACCCACCGCTGTACACGTATGCCACGCTGGTTCCCGCCACCTACAACTCCATCATCAACCCCGTCATCTACGCCTTCCGCAACCAAGAGATCCAGAAGGCGCTTTGGATGGTGTGCTGCGGCTGCATCCCGGCCAGCGTGGCACAGCGGGCGCGGACGCCCAGCGACGTCTAA
- the rpl21 gene encoding 60S ribosomal protein L21, which produces MTNTRGKRRGTRYMFARPFRKHGPVPLSTYMRIYKKGDIVDIKGTGTIQKGMPHKCYHGKTGRVYNVTQHAVGIIVNKQVKGKILAKRINVRIEHVKHSKSRESFLQRIKENEKRKLEAKAKNSWVELKRQPAAPRPAHFVSTKNNKPQLLEPIPYEFMA; this is translated from the exons ATGACGAACACAAGAGGCAAGAGGAGGGGAACCAGGTACATGTTTGCCAGGCCCTTCCGCAAGCATG GCCCAGTTCCTCTGTCCACTTATATGCGCATCTACAAAAAGGGAGATATCGTTGATATCAAG GGTACAGGAACCATTCAGAAAGGCATGCCTCATAAGTGTTACCACGGCAAAACTGGACGCGTGTACAACGTCACACAGCATGCTGTAGGCATCATCGTCAACAAGCAGGTCAA GGGCAAGATCCTGGCCAAGAGAATTAACGTGCGCATCGAGCACGTGAAGCACTCGAAGAGCAGAGAGAGCTTCCTGCAGCGCATCAAGGAGAACGAGAAGAGGAAGCTGGAGGCCAAGGCCAAGAACTCCTGGGTGGAGCTCAAGCGCCAG CCCGCTGCCCCTCGTCCAGCCCACTTCGTCAGCACCAAGAACAACAAGCCCCAGCTCCTGGAGCCCATCCCCTACGAGTTCATGGCATAA
- the usp12a gene encoding ubiquitin carboxyl-terminal hydrolase 12A produces the protein MEILMTVSKFVSFCTMGANASALEKEIGSEQFPVNEHYFGLVNFGNTCYCNSVLQALYFCRPFREKILAYRSQPRRKENLLTCLADLFHSIANQKRKVGVIPPKKFITRLRKENELFDNYMQQDAHEFLNYLLNTIADLLQEEKKQDKQNGKLANGTLDSQKSNSTPPSTTWVHEIFQGTLTNETRCLTCETISSKDEDFLDLSVDVEQNTSITHCLRGFSNTETLCSEYKYYCEECRSKQEAHKRMRVKKLPMILALHLKRFKYMEQLQRYTKLSYRVVFPLELRLFNTSGDATNPERLYDLVAVVVHCGSGPNRGHYIAIVKSHDFWLLFDDDIVEKIDAQAIEEFYGLTSEISKNSESGYILFYQSRD, from the exons ATGGAAATCCTAATGACAGTTTCcaaatttgtctctttttgTACCATG GGCGCCAATGCCTCTGCTTTGGAGAAAGAAATTGGCTCGGAGCAGTTCCCTGTCAATGAGCACTACTTCGGACTGGTTAAC TTCGGGAACACCTGCTACTGCAACTCGGTGCTCCAGGCTCTGTATTTCTGCCGGCCGTTTCGGGAGAAGATCCTGGCCTACAGGAGTCAGCCACGGCGCAAAGAGAACCTGCTCACCTGCCTGGCCGACTTGTTCCACAGCATCGCCAACCAGAAGAGGAAGGTCGGAGTCATCCCTCCAAAGAAGTTTATCACACGGCTGCGCAAAGAGAACG AGCTCTTTGATAACTACATGCAGCAGGATGCACACGAGTTCCTCAACTACCTGCTGAACACTATAGCCGACCTGCTGCAGGAGGAGAAGAAGCAGGACAAGCAGAATGGCAAACTGGCCAACGGCACACTCGATTCACAGAAGAGCAACAGCACTCCTCCGTCCACCACATGGGTACACGAGATCTTCCAGGGCACGCTGACCAACGAGACGCGCTGCCTCACCTGCGAGACG ATAAGCAGCAAGGATGAGGACTTCTTGGATTTGTCTGTGGACGTTGAGCAGAACACTTCGATCACACACTGCCTCAG GGGCTTCAGCAATACAGAGACCCTGTGTAGTGAATATAAATACTACTGTGAGGAATGTAGGAGTAAACAGGAGGCACACAAAAG GATGAGGGTGAAGAAGCTGCCCATGATTTTAGCCCTGCACCTGAAGAGATTTAAATACATGGAGCAGCTCCAGCGCTACACTAAGCTAAGCTACCGCGTGGTCTTCCCTTTGGAGCTCCGCCTCTTCAACACATCCGGAGACGCGACCAATCCCGAAAGGCTTTACGACCTCGTCGCCGTGGTAGTGCATTGTGGGAG TGGGCCCAACCGTGGACACTACATCGCTATCGTCAAGAGTCACGACTTCTGGCTGCTTTTCGATGATGACATCGTAGAG AAAATCGACGCCCAGGCGATCGAGGAGTTCTACGGACTTACCTCGGAAATCTCCAAGAACTCCGAGTCGGGCTACATTCTGTTCTACCAGTCCAGAGACTGA